A portion of the Rhinolophus sinicus isolate RSC01 linkage group LG16, ASM3656204v1, whole genome shotgun sequence genome contains these proteins:
- the FICD gene encoding protein adenylyltransferase FICD produces MTLLPMASVMAVTEPKWVSVWGRFLWVMLLSMVLGSLLALLLPLGPVEEQCWAWLKGFYLLRSKLDRAQYAITKCTSPSTELSVTSKDAALLVVKTKASPGGTLEAKAALNQALDMKRQGKREKAHKLFLHALRMDPNFADALTEFGIFSEEEKDIIQADYLYTRALTISPYHEKALIHRDRTLPLVEEIDQRYFSIIDSKVKKVMSIPKGSSALRRVMEETYYHHIYHTVAIEGNTLTLSEIRHILETRYAVPGKSLEEQNEVIGMHAAMKYVNTTLVSRIGSVSISDVLEIHRRVLGYVDPVEAGRFRTTQVLVGHHIPPHPQDVEKQMQEFIQWLNSEDAMNLHPVEFAALAHYKLVYIHPFIDGNGRTSRLLMNLILMQAGYPPITIRKEQRSEYYHVLEVANEGDVRPFIRFIAKCTETTLDTLLFATTEYPVALPEAKPNHSGFKETLPVKP; encoded by the exons ATGACACTCCTGCCGATGGCTTCAGTAATGGCAGTGACTGAACCAAAATGGGTCTCCGTCTGGGGCCGCTTCCTGTGGGTGATGCTGCTGAGTATGGTACTGGGCTCCCTGCTGGCCTTGCTGCTGCCGCTGGGGCCCGTGGAGGAGCAGTGTTGGGCCTGGCTCAAAGGCTTCTACCTGCTCAGGAGCAAGCTGGACAGGGCACAGTATGCCATCACCAAGTGCACCAGCCCATCCACGGAGCTCAGTGTCACCTCCAAGGACGCAGCACTGCTGGTGGTCAAGACCAAGGCCTCTCCGG GTGGTACGTTGGAAGCCAAAGCGGCTTTGAACCAAGCCCTGGATATGAAACGCCAGGGCAAGCGGGAGAAAGCCCACAAGCTCTTCTTGCACGCCCTCAGAATGGACCCGAACTTTGCAGACGCCCTCACTGAGTTCGGCATCTTCTCCGAAGAAGAAAAGGACATCATCCAGGCCGATTACTTGTACACCAGAGCGCTGACCATCTCGCCCTACCACGAGAAAGCGCTGATCCACCGGGACCGGACGCTGCCGCTGGTGGAGGAGATTGACCAGCGGTACTTCAGCATCATCGACAGCAAAGTGAAGAAGGTCATGTCCATCCCCAAGGGCAGCTCCGCGCTGCGCAGGGTCATGGAGGAAACGTACTACCATCACATCTACCACACGGTTGCGATCGAGGGCAACACCCTAACCCTCTCGGAAATCAGGCACATCCTGGAGACCCGCTACGCCGTGCCAGGGAAAAGCCTGGAGGAGCAGAACGAGGTGATTGGCATGCACGCAGCGATGAAGTACGTCAACACAACGCTGGTTTCCCGCATCGGGTCGGTCTCCATCAGCGACGTCCTGGAGATCCACCGGCGGGTGCTGGGCTATGTGGATCCGGTGGAAGCTGGCAGGTTTCGGACGACACAGGTCCTCGTGGGACACCACATCCCACCCCATCCTCAAGACGTGGAAAAGCAGATGCAGGAATTCATACAGTGGCTCAACTCCGAGGACGCCATGAACCTGCACCCAGTGGAGTTCGCAGCCCTGGCCCATTATAAGCTCGTCTACATCCATCCTTTCATCGACGGCAACGGGAGGACCTCGCGCCTGCTGATGAACCTCATCCTGATGCAGGCGGGCTACCCGCCCATCACCATCCGCAAGGAGCAGAGGTCGGAGTACTACCACGTACTGGAGGTCGCCAATGAAGGCGACGTGAGGCCGTTCATCCGTTTCATTGCCAAGTGTACGGAGACCACCCTGGACACCCTGCTCTTCGCCACAACAGAGTACCCAGTGGCGCTGCCAGAGGCCAAACCCAACCACTCTGGGTTCAAAGAGACGCTGCCTGTGAAACCTTAA